The sequence TGGAGCTAGGGGAACAGGAGGAAGAGGAGGGGGGCCAGGACCGCGGTGACGATGCCGTTGAGGCCGATGGCGAGCCCGGAGATGGCCCCGCCGAGGCGGTCGACCTCCAGCATGCGGGCGGTGCCGATGCCGTGGGCGGCGGTCCCCACCGCCAGGCCGGTGGAGATGGGGTCCCTGAGGCCGATCAGGCGGCAGAACTCCGGCCCGCAGATCGCCCCGAGGCAGCCGGTGAGGACCACGATGGCGGCGGCCAGGGAGGGGATGCCGCCGATCTTCTCGGCGATGCCGATGGCGATGGGGGTTGTCACCGACTTGGGAGCCATTGTCAGCACCAGTTCCCGGCTGCCGCCGAGGACCCAGGCCAGGCCCGAGGCGGTGACGATGGAGGAGAGGGCCCCGGCGGCCACCCCGGCGAGGATCGGGAGCTTGCGCTCGAGGATCTCCCGGCGCCGCTGGTAGAGGGGGACGCCGAGGGCCACCACCGCCGGGCCGAGGAAAAAGAGGATGATGCGCCCCCCTTGGGCGTAGCTCTCGTAGGGGATCTCGAGGCCGAGAAGGAGCAGGATGATGACGGCGATGGT is a genomic window of Desulfuromonas sp. containing:
- a CDS encoding LrgB family protein, which produces MAAELLQNPLFGVGLTLAVYTLAQKAYARTGSILLNPVATTIAVIILLLLGLEIPYESYAQGGRIILFFLGPAVVALGVPLYQRRREILERKLPILAGVAAGALSSIVTASGLAWVLGGSRELVLTMAPKSVTTPIAIGIAEKIGGIPSLAAAIVVLTGCLGAICGPEFCRLIGLRDPISTGLAVGTAAHGIGTARMLEVDRLGGAISGLAIGLNGIVTAVLAPLLFLLFP